In one Juglans regia cultivar Chandler chromosome 11, Walnut 2.0, whole genome shotgun sequence genomic region, the following are encoded:
- the LOC108992044 gene encoding 50S ribosomal protein L7/L12 — MRYLRFISHIQKSFRQNPIPDFPPSTNPSILALIQSKTSSSRSSCLLNSKRGCTSSVQESKSAPSERVSEIVDELMGLTLLEVSDLVEVLREKLGVTEMPTMMVMMPGMVPGALKGAAGKGGATPKAEEKAEKTVFDVKLEGFEAAVKIKVIKEVRTFTDLGLKEAKDLVEKAPTLLKKGVTKDEAEKIIAKLKEIGAKVSME; from the coding sequence atgaGGTATTTACGATTCATCTcccatattcaaaaatcatttcgCCAAAACCCTATCCCCGATTTCCCTCCATCCACTAACCCTAGTATCTTGGCCCTAATCCAATCCAAAACCTCATCTTCTCGATCCTCGTGTTTGTTGAATTCTAAGCGTGGGTGCACCTCTTCTGTACAAGAGTCGAAATCGGCCCCCTCTGAGAGGGTCTCGGAGATCGTCGACGAGCTCATGGGCCTCACACTGCTCGAAGTTTCGGACCTCGTGGAGGTTCTGCGCGAGAAGTTGGGCGTCACTGAGATGCCGACGATGATGGTGATGATGCCCGGGATGGTGCCTGGGGCTTTAAAGGGCGCGGCGGGAAAGGGCGGTGCGACGCCGAAGGCGGAGGAGAAGGCAGAGAAGACGGTGTTCGATGTGAAGCTCGAAGGGTTCGAAGCCGCGGTGAAGATCAAGGTGATTAAGGAGGTGAGGACGTTTACCGACTTGGGGTTGAAGGAGGCGAAGGATTTGGTGGAGAAGGCGCCGACCCTGTTGAAAAAGGGGGTGACCAAGGACGAGGCCGAGAAGATTATTGCGAAGTTAAAGGAGATCGGCGCCAAAGTTTCGATGGAATGA
- the LOC108992066 gene encoding epoxide hydrolase A-like codes for MSEVNHQRIKTNGIWMHIAELGTGPLVLLLHGFPEIWYSWRHQITFLAKHGYHVVAPDLRGYGDSDCPLSPNSYTVIHLVGDLIGLLDHFGEQQAFVVGHDWGAVAGWHLSLLRPDRVKGLVTLSAPYFQRSPSSAVVEHFRKMFGDGCFICQFQEPGRAERAFARYDYLTVMKKFLCLAKTDYLVAPLGMEIVDYLETPSVLPKWITEEELQVYADKFQESGFSGPLNYYRAMNLNWELLATWHGSKITVPTKFIIGDKDIGFESIGTREYVMGDAFKRLVPDLDVVILDGHHFIQQEKAQEVSDEILSFLCKFTTVY; via the exons ATGAGTGAGGTGAATCACCAAAGGATCAAAACCAATGGAATATGGATGCACATAGCAGAGCTAGGGACAGGGCCACTAGTGCTCCTCCTTCATGGATTCCCAGAAATTTGGTATTCATGGCGCCATCAAATTACCTTTTTGGCCAAACATGGTTATCATGTGGTGGCTCCTGACTTGAGAGGTTATGGTGACTCTGATTGCCCTCTGAGTCCCAATTCCTACACAGTAATACATCTTGTGGGTGACCTCATAGGACTACTTGACCATTTTGGTGAACAACAG gcATTTGTGGTGGGACATGACTGGGGAGCAGTTGCTGGGTGGCATCTGAGCTTGTTAAGGCCTGACAGAGTCAAGGGGCTAGTTACTTTATCTGCTCCATACTTCCAAAGATCTCCAAGTTCTGCAGTTGTTGAACATTTCAGAAAAATGTTCGGAGATGGGTGTTTCATCTGTCAGTTTCAG GAACCAGGAAGAGCAGAAAGAGCTTTTGCAAGGTATGATTATTTGACAGTGATGAAGAAGTTTCTGTGCCTAGCTAAGACAGACTACCTGGTAGCTCCTCTGGGTATGGAGATCGTTGATTATCTGGAGACACCATCGGTGTTGCCAAAATGGATTACTGAAGAGGAACTCCAGGTCTATGCAGACAAGTTCCAGGAATCTGGCTTCTCTGGTCCTCTCAATTATTATCGTGCTATGAACCT GAACTGGGAGCTTCTGGCAACATGGCATGGATCAAAGATTACTGTTCCAACAAAATTCATAATAGGTGATAAAGATATCGGTTTCGAATCCATTGGTACAAGGGAATACGTGATGGGGGATGCTTTCAAGAGACTTGTCCCTGACCTCGATGTTGTTATTCTTGACGGTCACCATTTTATACAACAAGAGAAAGCTCAAGAAGTCTCGGACGAAATTTTGTCATTCCTTTGCAAATTTACTACGGTTTACTAA